In one Butyrivibrio proteoclasticus B316 genomic region, the following are encoded:
- a CDS encoding GDSL-type esterase/lipase family protein: MSLLDDKVNTVCVQDTDSYKALLNGGWNKRRLINKDSICKDNRNRNVVIKEYEVSEFGTYRVEVSILAGSKGFFDLTLFAGRRNMIARNIDIKASSKYHKVFYQAVFPYIPALTAERLNDKKIYISVAGIDEADADGALKVKITKEDVPVIWVAGDSTLTDQNAGIPYYPYASCAGWAQTISRYIRNAAVCNLSHSGMTSNCFRDDGHYDICREYMKKGDLFIIQFGHNDQKRRNLAAFGGYADNLKRYVNEVRKKGAEPVICSPISRIPLKLSEEEKRHLGMPMHYSLLQAHADAAKEVARNLNVRFVDLHKFSMDRWILFGDKAKDYFMPGDITHTNEYGAVMIADFFMSEVRDMIDEEMIENTAFSPDLDVKEIPKEIPGPGIFDIEPPYLDIKDNPYYEGIRKAFRYALLDPCVMYLHPDDCMPRGQLLMVMFNAFRMAGIRPYKKKFPDVQVDEWISGYVQALIENDLIDYRTYSSEKRDGTESETIYYFRPDDPLTYEELSQFLVLKLEHDKKECYTKRACELGFIDIDLNDKDKEISRAEVYTVLTRYMDKVKLADESLPSDAEVHPVH, from the coding sequence ATGTCACTTCTTGATGATAAAGTAAACACAGTTTGCGTTCAGGACACAGACTCATATAAGGCACTTTTAAATGGCGGATGGAATAAAAGAAGACTTATTAATAAAGACTCTATTTGCAAAGATAATAGAAACAGAAATGTAGTAATAAAAGAGTATGAAGTATCAGAATTTGGTACTTATAGGGTAGAGGTATCTATTCTGGCAGGCTCAAAAGGCTTTTTTGACCTTACGCTATTTGCGGGCAGAAGGAATATGATAGCCCGTAATATAGATATTAAGGCTTCTTCAAAGTACCATAAAGTTTTTTATCAGGCTGTATTCCCATACATTCCTGCGCTTACAGCAGAGAGATTAAACGATAAAAAAATATATATAAGTGTTGCCGGTATTGATGAAGCTGATGCAGATGGGGCACTGAAAGTTAAGATAACAAAAGAAGATGTTCCTGTTATATGGGTAGCGGGAGACTCCACTCTTACTGATCAGAATGCCGGAATTCCTTATTATCCTTATGCCAGCTGCGCCGGTTGGGCACAGACAATCAGCAGATATATAAGAAATGCTGCAGTATGTAATCTTTCCCATTCGGGAATGACATCAAATTGCTTTAGAGATGATGGCCATTATGATATATGCCGCGAATATATGAAAAAAGGTGATCTTTTTATCATTCAGTTTGGACACAATGATCAGAAACGCAGGAATTTAGCCGCTTTTGGAGGGTATGCTGACAATCTGAAAAGATACGTAAACGAAGTAAGAAAAAAAGGAGCAGAGCCTGTGATCTGTTCGCCTATCAGCCGTATTCCGCTTAAACTCTCAGAAGAAGAGAAAAGACACCTCGGTATGCCTATGCATTATTCTCTTTTACAGGCACATGCTGATGCTGCTAAGGAAGTGGCAAGAAATCTTAATGTGCGATTTGTTGATCTTCATAAGTTCTCTATGGACAGATGGATTCTATTTGGCGATAAAGCCAAAGATTATTTTATGCCCGGGGATATTACCCATACCAATGAGTATGGAGCTGTAATGATCGCAGATTTCTTTATGTCTGAAGTAAGAGACATGATTGATGAAGAGATGATTGAAAATACAGCTTTTAGTCCTGACCTTGATGTAAAAGAGATTCCCAAGGAAATACCGGGACCGGGCATTTTTGATATAGAGCCTCCTTATCTTGATATAAAGGACAATCCTTATTACGAGGGAATCAGAAAAGCTTTCAGATATGCCCTTCTAGATCCGTGCGTAATGTATCTTCATCCGGATGATTGCATGCCAAGAGGACAGCTTCTTATGGTGATGTTTAATGCTTTTAGAATGGCCGGAATACGTCCCTATAAAAAGAAATTTCCGGATGTTCAGGTTGATGAATGGATTTCAGGATATGTACAGGCGCTTATTGAAAATGACCTGATAGATTACAGAACGTATTCCTCTGAAAAAAGAGATGGAACTGAGAGCGAGACAATTTATTATTTCAGACCGGATGATCCGCTTACTTATGAAGAATTATCGCAGTTTCTTGTCCTTAAGCTTGAGCATGATAAGAAAGAGTGCTATACCAAAAGAGCTTGTGAATTAGGATTTATAGACATTGACCTGAATGATAAGGATAAAGAGATCAGTAGAGCAGAGGTGTACACAGTACTCACAAGATATATGGACAAGGTGAAACTGGCTGATGAGAGCCTTCCGTCTGATGCAGAGGTACATCCTGTGCACTGA
- a CDS encoding response regulator, with protein MAFGSNKILVIGEKETFIIKVLLGKLKDAGITALFSKADVNDINEEWGDSGLIIYYLEAGERMDGDVATFLRDKLSDNNKQLALIGDAANTKEIIDSFPPHIIYKTFSRPIDYNAFISDVGLYFNMVAEGEMKKSILIVDDDPNYMGLVREWIKDTYKVSMANSGLRAIKWLGSNKVDLILLDYEMPVTDGPQVLEMLRSDDETKGIPVIFLTGKDDKESVMSVLALKPEGYILKTSGKAEIVNTISKFFVNR; from the coding sequence ATGGCGTTTGGCTCAAATAAGATACTGGTTATCGGCGAAAAGGAAACATTCATCATCAAGGTTCTTCTTGGTAAGCTCAAGGATGCCGGGATTACAGCTCTTTTTTCAAAAGCTGATGTTAATGATATTAACGAGGAATGGGGCGATAGCGGCCTTATAATCTATTATCTTGAGGCTGGAGAGCGTATGGATGGTGATGTGGCGACATTTCTTCGCGACAAGCTCTCTGATAATAATAAACAGCTTGCTCTTATAGGTGATGCGGCTAATACCAAGGAGATAATAGATAGTTTTCCTCCACACATTATTTATAAGACTTTTTCAAGACCTATAGACTACAATGCATTTATATCTGATGTCGGCCTGTATTTTAACATGGTGGCAGAGGGTGAGATGAAAAAGAGTATTCTGATAGTAGATGATGATCCTAACTATATGGGTCTTGTGCGTGAATGGATCAAAGATACTTATAAGGTTTCGATGGCCAATTCGGGTCTTAGAGCTATTAAGTGGCTTGGCAGTAACAAGGTTGATCTTATTCTTTTGGACTACGAGATGCCGGTTACTGATGGCCCGCAGGTCCTTGAAATGCTCAGAAGTGATGATGAAACTAAGGGTATTCCTGTAATATTCCTTACAGGTAAGGATGATAAAGAAAGTGTTATGAGCGTACTTGCCCTTAAACCTGAAGGTTACATACTTAAGACAAGTGGCAAAGCTGAGATAGTAAATACTATCAGCAAATTCTTTGTAAACAGATAA
- a CDS encoding Hpt domain-containing protein, giving the protein MTDDGIEVPEELKKLENIDGLSISEGLYYCGSSKAYIKFLNTFFHTIDNRVQEIKESLERDDINTYTIKVHSLKSTSRIIGAGELSNFALSLEEAGERGDRKFISENNDKFLQLYISYRNKLAAFFENTIDTRKEISADMLSDAYSALREVVPSMDYDAVEMIIGGLREYKIPAADKEKIDRIASLLEQLKWDEIAQLLD; this is encoded by the coding sequence ATGACAGATGATGGAATAGAAGTTCCTGAGGAATTAAAAAAGCTTGAGAATATAGATGGTTTATCCATATCTGAGGGGCTGTATTATTGTGGCAGTTCCAAAGCCTATATCAAATTTCTCAATACTTTTTTTCATACGATAGATAACAGGGTACAAGAAATAAAAGAGTCTCTGGAAAGAGACGATATAAATACTTATACGATCAAAGTGCATTCTCTAAAGAGTACTTCCAGAATTATTGGGGCAGGAGAGCTTTCAAACTTTGCTCTTAGCCTTGAAGAGGCAGGAGAAAGAGGCGACAGGAAATTTATATCTGAGAATAATGATAAATTCCTGCAATTATATATATCCTACAGGAATAAGCTGGCTGCCTTTTTTGAGAATACTATTGATACCAGAAAAGAAATATCTGCCGATATGCTATCAGATGCATACAGTGCACTTAGAGAAGTAGTTCCTTCAATGGATTATGATGCGGTAGAAATGATAATTGGAGGACTCAGAGAGTACAAGATCCCTGCTGCTGACAAGGAGAAAATTGACAGGATAGCAAGTCTCCTTGAACAACTTAAATGGGATGAAATAGCACAATTATTGGATTAA
- a CDS encoding DegV family protein: MSFTVFADGCANLPQKIASEIVILPCNYLVNGTQKVYSGDIDNFDGHTYYEGLRNGDLIQTSLLNTQLFIEHFTPYAQEGKDIIYISMSSGISGTYNAARIAADELMEEYPDCFIHIVDSHGCGFGNGILALKAVDLARKNVNARNAADILDEAVPHACQYFTVDDLNFLKRTGRVSGVTANIGTILNIKPILFGDSTGHIISCNKVRGRKNAISELAKKYAEKRMEDEKQIVFISHGDCLDDANKLADMVKEINPRAQVTICMHEPFSGSHVGPGMLGLFFWGNER, translated from the coding sequence ATGTCTTTTACTGTATTCGCAGATGGATGCGCAAATTTACCACAAAAAATAGCCAGTGAGATTGTTATTCTGCCTTGTAATTACCTTGTTAATGGTACTCAGAAGGTTTACAGCGGCGATATAGATAACTTCGACGGCCATACATACTATGAAGGTCTCAGAAACGGAGATCTTATTCAGACAAGTCTTTTGAATACTCAGTTATTCATCGAACACTTCACTCCGTATGCTCAGGAAGGCAAGGATATTATTTATATCTCCATGAGTTCAGGTATCAGCGGAACCTACAATGCTGCCAGAATCGCTGCAGACGAGCTTATGGAAGAATATCCTGACTGTTTCATACATATTGTTGATTCACATGGCTGCGGCTTTGGAAACGGTATTCTAGCTCTTAAGGCTGTTGATCTTGCCAGAAAAAATGTAAATGCCAGAAATGCTGCCGACATCCTCGATGAAGCTGTCCCACATGCTTGTCAGTACTTTACTGTTGATGATCTTAACTTTCTTAAACGCACAGGACGTGTCAGCGGAGTTACAGCCAATATTGGTACTATTCTCAATATCAAGCCTATTCTCTTTGGTGACAGCACAGGCCATATTATCTCATGTAATAAGGTCAGAGGTCGTAAGAACGCCATCTCTGAGCTTGCCAAAAAATACGCAGAAAAGCGAATGGAGGATGAGAAACAAATCGTATTTATTTCACATGGTGACTGCCTCGATGACGCCAATAAGCTTGCTGATATGGTTAAAGAGATAAATCCAAGAGCTCAGGTTACGATCTGCATGCACGAACCATTCTCAGGTTCTCACGTAGGCCCCGGTATGCTTGGATTATTCTTCTGGGGCAATGAACGATGA
- a CDS encoding MFS transporter, whose amino-acid sequence MKLNTKRTILIGFAFMSICAFWQFYDNEIPKILKYSFNLGETLTGVVMALDNVLALFLLPVFGTVSDGTETRFGKRMPYIVVGTILSTILLTILITVARPSGSLALFVGVLLLLLISMGIYRSPAVSLMPDLTPAPCRSSANAVINLMGTIGGIYILVMIKVLLKEADDPARTNYIPLMLSLVLFMLISIAVVFFAIKENRIKEEIHKEGGLHSLGDTFDDEKDAECLKNKELFEEGSVTKKMPQEVKRSLIFLLASVFLWFTAYNAVTTAFSRFVGEVWDLHDNAYATCLLVATIAATLSYVPIALVSSKIGRKKTILIGISIMAASYVITGLYPHFSPSINIFFALVGIGWAAINVNSYPMVVEMSKAGDIGKFTGTYYTFSMAAQVFTPIFSGFLLEHVSYRTLFPYAFIFSALAFCTMLMVKHGDVKPPKKERIIENFDVDD is encoded by the coding sequence ATGAAATTAAACACAAAAAGAACTATTCTTATCGGCTTTGCATTTATGTCAATTTGCGCTTTCTGGCAATTCTATGACAACGAAATTCCAAAGATACTCAAATACTCGTTTAATTTGGGTGAAACACTGACCGGTGTGGTTATGGCACTTGATAATGTGCTGGCACTTTTTCTTTTGCCTGTTTTCGGAACTGTTTCTGATGGAACAGAGACAAGATTTGGTAAAAGAATGCCATATATCGTTGTAGGAACAATTCTTTCTACGATTTTGCTTACAATTCTTATTACAGTGGCAAGACCAAGTGGAAGCCTTGCACTTTTTGTTGGTGTGCTTTTGCTGCTTCTTATTTCCATGGGTATTTACAGATCTCCTGCAGTTTCACTTATGCCTGATCTAACGCCGGCTCCTTGCAGAAGCTCAGCCAATGCTGTGATCAACCTTATGGGAACTATAGGTGGAATCTATATTCTTGTGATGATAAAGGTTTTGCTAAAAGAGGCAGATGATCCAGCCAGAACAAATTATATTCCGCTGATGCTGAGCCTTGTTTTATTCATGCTGATCTCTATAGCTGTTGTCTTTTTTGCAATAAAAGAAAACAGGATCAAAGAGGAAATACATAAAGAGGGAGGCTTACATTCCCTTGGAGATACTTTTGATGATGAAAAGGATGCAGAATGCCTTAAAAACAAGGAACTATTTGAGGAGGGCTCTGTTACCAAGAAAATGCCACAAGAGGTTAAAAGAAGCCTTATATTTTTGCTGGCATCCGTATTCTTGTGGTTTACAGCTTACAATGCGGTAACGACAGCTTTTTCAAGATTTGTCGGCGAAGTGTGGGATCTTCATGACAATGCTTATGCTACATGCCTTTTGGTTGCAACTATAGCAGCTACTCTGAGCTATGTGCCTATTGCCTTAGTATCATCCAAAATAGGTAGAAAGAAGACTATCCTTATTGGTATTTCTATTATGGCTGCCAGCTACGTTATCACCGGATTGTATCCGCATTTTTCACCTTCGATCAACATCTTTTTTGCCCTGGTAGGTATAGGCTGGGCAGCTATAAATGTCAATTCCTATCCGATGGTTGTTGAGATGAGTAAGGCAGGGGATATAGGAAAATTCACAGGAACCTACTATACATTTTCTATGGCGGCACAGGTATTTACGCCTATATTCTCGGGATTTTTGCTTGAACACGTTTCTTACAGAACTCTTTTTCCATATGCCTTTATTTTCTCAGCCCTTGCTTTTTGTACAATGCTGATGGTCAAGCATGGAGATGTTAAGCCACCTAAAAAGGAGCGGATAATAGAAAACTTTGATGTGGATGACTGA
- a CDS encoding glycosyl hydrolase 115 family protein, with protein MITYNTNIINIPVKKSVMLAADSLKRDIQNTCLKSDEKGSTISFSEDPCIEKECFVICYGSDELKISASDDLGFIYGIYYISKVFLGVHEFWFWNEQKFIQRTGYEIPEGYRYASKPYAVRFRGWFINDEVLFDGWKKDKDDNRPWEMAFETLLRLGGNMTIPGTDFNAHIYKKLASDYGLWITHHHAEPLGARMFARAYPELEASYDKYPELFENLWREAIDDQKDCKVIWNLGFRGQGDRPFWADDPAYDSDEKRGALMSRLIRRQYDLVKEMDSNAVCCSNLYGETMELYQKGLLDIPEDVIFIWADNGFGKMVSRRQGRHNPRVYALPEKGAEGMHGIYYHASFYDLQAAAQMTMLPNSPEFVVKELMDVYDKKADDFWIINCSNVKPHAYMLDLIARMWKKPFGNIDAEGDADISLYVNAHLSDYCREYYGEEEDTLASIMELYRKWSSYCPFYGPNEDDHAGEQFTNHGTRVLVTGLITNYAKKNPGSTPAATEWLWFSDKETLREQLLDYREIIEPAQRGYEEYLVKCRQVLGSLSEYTRQVLEDTLIWQIEYHYYSYLGALHAIRAIDSIISSQQPADTDYLDAFYEAGLSAKAFKNGYDKMRSHEHGVFEGFFDNDCEADIRQSYYVMKGLMSFTRFHGDGPHFYKWQRMFQDGAGGNKVHLILRVKKHLTDEELYNLMEQARK; from the coding sequence GTGATCACATACAATACAAATATCATAAACATTCCTGTAAAAAAATCTGTGATGCTTGCTGCAGATTCATTAAAAAGGGATATCCAAAATACATGCCTTAAATCAGATGAAAAGGGGAGTACTATTTCTTTTTCCGAGGATCCTTGTATAGAAAAAGAATGCTTTGTTATCTGTTATGGATCGGATGAACTAAAGATAAGCGCATCAGACGATCTTGGTTTTATTTATGGAATCTATTATATAAGCAAGGTTTTCCTTGGTGTACATGAATTCTGGTTTTGGAACGAACAGAAATTTATCCAAAGAACAGGGTATGAGATTCCGGAAGGCTATCGCTATGCTTCAAAACCGTATGCGGTAAGATTTCGCGGATGGTTCATAAATGATGAAGTACTGTTTGATGGCTGGAAAAAAGATAAAGATGACAACAGGCCCTGGGAGATGGCTTTTGAGACCCTTCTTCGTTTAGGCGGGAATATGACTATTCCGGGCACTGACTTTAATGCTCATATTTACAAAAAGCTGGCGTCTGACTATGGGTTATGGATAACACATCACCATGCTGAGCCTTTGGGGGCAAGAATGTTTGCCAGAGCCTATCCTGAACTTGAGGCTTCATATGATAAATATCCTGAATTATTTGAGAATTTGTGGAGAGAGGCTATTGATGATCAGAAGGATTGTAAGGTCATCTGGAATCTGGGATTTCGAGGCCAGGGAGACAGACCCTTCTGGGCGGATGATCCTGCCTATGATTCAGACGAAAAGCGCGGGGCTCTTATGAGCAGATTGATACGAAGGCAGTATGATCTTGTCAAGGAAATGGACAGTAATGCGGTCTGCTGCAGCAATCTGTATGGTGAGACTATGGAACTATACCAGAAAGGCCTGCTTGATATTCCTGAGGATGTGATCTTTATCTGGGCAGATAATGGCTTTGGCAAGATGGTATCAAGGAGGCAGGGAAGGCATAATCCAAGAGTTTATGCGCTTCCGGAAAAGGGGGCTGAAGGAATGCATGGAATATACTATCATGCTTCTTTTTACGATCTTCAGGCGGCAGCCCAGATGACAATGCTTCCAAATTCGCCTGAATTTGTGGTAAAAGAGCTGATGGATGTATATGACAAAAAAGCAGATGATTTTTGGATAATTAATTGCTCAAATGTCAAACCGCATGCATATATGCTTGATCTTATTGCAAGGATGTGGAAGAAACCCTTTGGAAACATAGATGCTGAAGGTGATGCAGATATCAGCTTATATGTAAATGCACATTTAAGTGATTATTGCAGGGAATATTATGGAGAAGAAGAGGACACTTTGGCATCTATTATGGAGCTTTACCGGAAATGGTCTTCCTATTGTCCATTCTATGGCCCTAATGAGGACGACCACGCAGGAGAGCAGTTTACCAATCATGGGACCAGAGTCCTTGTTACAGGGCTTATCACGAATTATGCTAAGAAGAACCCGGGCTCAACTCCTGCTGCGACCGAATGGTTATGGTTTTCTGATAAAGAAACCTTAAGAGAGCAACTATTGGACTACAGAGAAATAATAGAACCTGCGCAGAGAGGGTATGAGGAATATCTGGTGAAATGCAGGCAGGTTCTTGGAAGCCTAAGTGAGTATACCAGACAGGTTTTGGAGGATACTCTTATATGGCAGATTGAATATCATTATTACAGCTACCTTGGCGCCCTACACGCCATAAGAGCTATTGACAGCATTATTTCTTCGCAGCAGCCTGCGGATACAGATTATCTGGATGCTTTTTACGAGGCAGGTCTTTCTGCAAAAGCTTTTAAAAATGGCTATGATAAAATGCGCAGCCATGAACACGGCGTTTTTGAAGGCTTTTTTGACAACGACTGTGAAGCTGACATCAGGCAGTCCTATTATGTTATGAAAGGACTTATGTCTTTTACCAGATTTCATGGAGATGGACCTCACTTTTATAAGTGGCAGAGAATGTTTCAGGATGGCGCTGGCGGAAATAAGGTCCACCTGATATTAAGAGTCAAGAAGCATCTTACTGATGAGGAACTGTACAACTTAATGGAGCAGGCAAGAAAATAA